The following DNA comes from Oceanithermus desulfurans.
CGCCAGGATCGGGGATCTTGCCGGCGCGGAGTACGCCAAACTAACCGTTGTGCTGTCGTCACCGTTCGCATTGCGAGTCACCGCTCCCGTAACGACGCGCTCTAAGATTCCGGCTCTCGCGGGCCGGGTGGCCCGCTCGTCCGGAATGACGGGTCTTATTGAGGGGTACGTCAATATTCCGAGCCTCCCCGGACCCGATCCGGGCCCGTTCCGGACCGGATCCGGGATCTCGCGGGCCACATGGCCCGCTCGTCCGGAAGGACGGATAGGGGTGGTGCGCAGTTCGTAGTTCGTGGTGCGTAGTAGGTGGCGGAAGGGAGCTCGAAAGAGAAGGAGCGGGCGTAGCGGATGAGAACGGAAGCCCGCCGGCCGTTTCTTCGCGATCCCAAAGCCACGAAGACCCCCCATGCTTCCGCGCCTCTTCATCTCCTGTTCTTGCACCCACCCCCTACGCCCTCCTGCCGTCATCCCCGACGAGGCGCGGAGCCGGGACCGGGGATCTTGCCGGGGCTGCTGCGCGCCCTTCGCCCTTAGCCCTCCCAAACGGACCGGACTGACGTGCTGGGTGGGGGATCCCGTGGTCCGGTATGGTTGCGGGGGCGCTTCGGGCTCCGCCGGTGAGCGGTAGAATGCCCGCATGTCCGGCAGCGCGCGCGTTTTTCTGCTCTTCACCTTCGCCTACTTCCTCTCCTACTTCTTTCGCTCGGCCAACGCCGTGATTGCTCCCGACCTCACGCGCGAGCTGGGCCTTGACGCGGCGACCCTGGGGCTGATGACCAGCCTCTTCTACCTCGCCTTCGCGGCGGTGCAGCTGCCGCTGGGAGGCGCGCTCGACCGCTGGGGCCCGCGCTGGGTCACGCCGGCGCTGATGCTCGCAGGAGCGGCGGGCAGCTGGGTCTTCGCGGCGGCGCACACGGTGGAGGGGTTGATGCTGGGCCGCCTGCTCCTGGGGGTGGGCATGGCAGGCATCCTCATGGGAGCCTACAAGGCCTTCAGCCGCTGGTTCCCCGCCGGGCGCTTTGCCACCGTGGCCGGCTGGCTGGTGGGCATCGGCAGCGCCGGGGCACTGGCCTCGGGCACGCCGCTGGCCTGGCTGGCCGAGGTGCTGGGCTGGCGCAACGTCTTTTTCTGGGGCGGGTGGGTGATCGCGCTGTCGGCGCTGGCCATCACCCTGGGGGTGCGCAACACCCCACAGGGCGACCGCCTCGAGCCCGGACCGCGCACGGGCGGCCTGCTGGCGGTGTTCGCGAGCCCCGTCTTCTGGAGCATGGCGGGGATGAACCTCTTCGTGGTAGGCGCCTTCCTGGGCATCCAGACGCTCTGGGCCGGGCCCTACCTCTACCAGGTGCACGGCATGGACCCGATCACCGTGGGCAACCTGTTGCTGGTCCTCAGCTTCGGCGCCCTCGTGGGCTTCCTCGGCAACGGCTGGATCGCCGACCGCGTGGGCGTACCGCCAACGATCCTGGCGCTGGGCGCCGGCTTCGTGACCCTCGTGGGGGTGCTCGCCTGGGGGGCTGAGGGGCTGGGGCCGCTGGCTCTGGGGGTGCTGCTCTTCGCCCTGGGCTACACCGGGACGGTGGGGGTGATCCTGCTGGCCTACGCGCGGCTCGCCTTTCCGACCTGGCTCACCGGGCGGGCCACGACCGCGGTCAACCTGTTCGGCATCGGGGGCACCTTCCTGGTGCAGTGGGGGATGGGGGCGGTGATCCAGCGCTTCCCGCGCACGGACGGGGCCTACCCGCCCGAGGCCTTCGGCGCCGCCTTCGGAACCGCGGCGGTGCTGGGGGCGCTGGCGTTGGTGGCGTTCGCCCTGGGGCGCCGGTTCGACCGAAAGGAGGAACAAAGATGATCGTACGCATGGGACGCGGTGGGTTCCGCACGAAAAGGCCGCGGCCTACCGCGCCTTCCTGAACGAACGGGCAGTGGCCGACTACCGCGGTACGCCGGGGAACCTGGGGGTGTTCGTCCTCGAGCGCTCCACGGCGGACGCCGTCCACTTCGTCACCCTCACCTACTGGACCGACCTGGAGGCGATTCGCGCCTTCGCGGGGCGAACCCGTCGAGCGGGCCAAGTACTACCCCGAAGACCGCGACTTCCTGCTCGAGTTCGAGCCCGAGGTGGTCCACTACGAGGTGGCGGGCGGCGCCGGGGGCGTGCGGTTGGGATCCTGACCCAACGGAGGGGGGCCGCGCGCGGCGGCCCCGTTTCTGGTGGCGGTGGGCGGACTTGAACCGCCGACTCCACGATTATGAGTCGTGTGCTCTAACCAGCTGAGCTACACCGCCAGGCTGGGCCACACGGCCCATAGGCGAGTTTAGCTCAGGGCCGGAAGGGGGTCAAGGTGAGGCTTTTGCGCCGCTCGCCAGCCAACCCGCGAAAGCGTTGACCGCGTCCTGCTCCAGCAGCCATTGCGGCTGTTCGAGCGCCGCTTCCAGGAAGCGCCGCACCAGCTCGGCGTCGGCGGTGGCCATCAGCTGGGCCACGCTCTTGCCCTGAAAGGGGCCGGCGGGCAGCGGTTTGGCGAAGCGCTCGATGCGCCCGGCGCTCGGGGCGGCCGCGCGCACGGCCCCGAGCAGGGCCGCGATTAGGCGCTCCGTGCCGTCCGGGGCGGCCAGCTCCTCGGGGGTGAGCAGGGGCGTACCCCCAAGCCCCAGGGGGACGACCTCCTGCCCCAAGAGCCGCCGCGCCAGGTGGCCTTGCTCCACCCGCAGCTCGGCCTCGGCGCTCTGGCCGGCGTAGCGGACGGTGACGCGGTAACGGCCCGGCTCGGCGAGCGTCACCGGGGCGAGCTCGCGGGTCCAGTCGGAGGTGAGCGGGGGCAGGGTCACCTCGTTGCGCGCGTGGGCGACCACGCCCGCGTCCGAACGCACCTCGACCTCCACCGGGCCGCTCGGCAGGTAGCCGCTGGTTTCGGCGCGCAGCCGCGGCCGCACCGCCTCGCCAGCGCCGACCTCGAAGCCGACGTTCAGCGGCCCCAGGTGGAAGCCCAGCAGCTCGAGCCGGGTCTCGACGCGCTCCAGCGCCGCCAGGGCCTCGCGCGCCAGCGGGGCCAGCGAGTGGTCGGGGTGCTCGGCCAAAAAGCCCG
Coding sequences within:
- a CDS encoding MFS transporter, with translation MSGSARVFLLFTFAYFLSYFFRSANAVIAPDLTRELGLDAATLGLMTSLFYLAFAAVQLPLGGALDRWGPRWVTPALMLAGAAGSWVFAAAHTVEGLMLGRLLLGVGMAGILMGAYKAFSRWFPAGRFATVAGWLVGIGSAGALASGTPLAWLAEVLGWRNVFFWGGWVIALSALAITLGVRNTPQGDRLEPGPRTGGLLAVFASPVFWSMAGMNLFVVGAFLGIQTLWAGPYLYQVHGMDPITVGNLLLVLSFGALVGFLGNGWIADRVGVPPTILALGAGFVTLVGVLAWGAEGLGPLALGVLLFALGYTGTVGVILLAYARLAFPTWLTGRATTAVNLFGIGGTFLVQWGMGAVIQRFPRTDGAYPPEAFGAAFGTAAVLGALALVAFALGRRFDRKEEQR